AACCGGTCGCATTCGTGTCCCCAAACGAGGGCGTGACACTCGACGAGAAAACCCTTTTGCAATTCATTCGCGGCAGGCTCGCGGACTATAAGGTTCCCCGCCGCGTGACGTTTCTCCCCGCGTTACCGCGCAATGCCACCGGCAAAATCCTCAAAACCGCCCTTCGCAAGCTTTAGACGCCGCCTTGTGCT
The window above is part of the Candidatus Angelobacter sp. genome. Proteins encoded here:
- a CDS encoding long-chain fatty acid--CoA ligase, whose product is PVAFVSPNEGVTLDEKTLLQFIRGRLADYKVPRRVTFLPALPRNATGKILKTALRKL